The following coding sequences lie in one Sphingomonas sp. M1-B02 genomic window:
- a CDS encoding GcrA family cell cycle regulator, with the protein MSWTDERIDTLKKMWDSGMTATQIAEQLGGVSRNAVIGKAHRLGLPARPSPVKPNEAKAAAAAAPAAAPAEPKAAAPVAPPPAPKPAPVAAAPIDDEPEDDFEAVASEPKEPSEPKAPVMRSVGPGGFLRQNPGEQSAPITPAPPRRLVPAKPSEAIAGKTGLLDLNDRICKWPLGHPGEPDFHFCGDKVNPGFPYCVAHCGHAYQAQLPRRDRRPPPPLPFGGPRVR; encoded by the coding sequence ATGAGCTGGACCGACGAGCGTATCGATACGCTGAAGAAGATGTGGGACAGCGGCATGACCGCGACTCAGATTGCCGAGCAACTCGGCGGCGTCTCGCGCAATGCCGTGATCGGCAAGGCGCATCGCCTGGGGCTCCCCGCGCGCCCTTCGCCGGTGAAACCGAACGAAGCCAAGGCCGCGGCGGCGGCCGCCCCGGCTGCTGCTCCCGCCGAGCCCAAGGCCGCTGCGCCCGTCGCCCCGCCGCCTGCACCCAAGCCCGCGCCGGTGGCAGCCGCCCCGATCGACGACGAGCCCGAGGATGATTTCGAGGCCGTCGCCTCCGAGCCCAAGGAGCCCAGCGAGCCCAAGGCGCCGGTGATGCGCTCGGTCGGCCCCGGCGGCTTCCTGCGCCAGAATCCCGGCGAGCAGTCCGCCCCGATCACTCCCGCCCCGCCCCGCCGCCTGGTCCCCGCCAAGCCGAGCGAGGCGATCGCGGGCAAGACCGGGCTGCTCGATCTCAACGACCGCATCTGCAAATGGCCGCTCGGCCATCCGGGCGAGCCGGACTTCCACTTTTGCGGCGACAAGGTGAACCCGGGCTTCCCGTATTGCGTCGCGCATTGCGGCCACGCCTATCAGGCCCAGCTCCCCCGCCGCGATCGCCGTCCGCCGCCGCCCTTGCCCTTCGGCGGCCCGCGGGTTCGTTAA
- a CDS encoding ABC transporter permease, with protein MSSHPEIGHNLPEPGVAVIRNVNWGGLRTLYIKEVRRFFKVQLQTIWAPAVTTLLFLVIFTVALGGGGRTVELQGNQIHFANFIAPGLIVMGMLQNAFANSSFSLLVGKIQGTIVDYLMPPLSTGELLAGLVGGSVTRAFCVGAAVWLAMAFWPGVDVVPRHLWAVLWFGLLGSVFLSMLGVLTSIWAEKFDHAAAVSNFVVAPLSLLSGTFYSVDKLSPLFQTISHLNPFFYIISGFRYGFLGVADSPILLGSALILAIDVALGLLCYALLRKGWKTKS; from the coding sequence ATGAGCAGCCACCCTGAAATCGGTCACAACCTTCCCGAACCCGGCGTAGCGGTGATTCGCAACGTCAATTGGGGAGGGCTTCGTACGCTCTATATCAAGGAGGTGCGGCGTTTCTTCAAGGTCCAGCTCCAGACGATCTGGGCGCCGGCGGTGACGACCCTGCTGTTCCTGGTGATCTTCACCGTCGCGCTGGGCGGCGGCGGGCGCACGGTCGAGCTGCAGGGCAACCAGATCCACTTCGCCAATTTCATCGCGCCCGGGCTGATCGTGATGGGGATGCTGCAGAATGCCTTCGCCAATTCGAGCTTCTCGCTGCTGGTGGGCAAGATCCAGGGGACGATCGTCGACTATCTGATGCCGCCGCTGTCGACCGGCGAGCTGCTGGCGGGACTGGTCGGCGGATCGGTGACGCGCGCCTTCTGCGTGGGCGCGGCGGTGTGGCTGGCGATGGCCTTCTGGCCGGGCGTCGACGTGGTGCCACGGCATCTGTGGGCGGTATTGTGGTTCGGGCTGCTCGGATCGGTGTTTCTCTCGATGCTCGGCGTGCTGACTTCGATCTGGGCGGAGAAGTTCGATCATGCCGCGGCGGTGAGCAATTTCGTGGTGGCGCCGCTGTCGCTGCTGTCGGGCACCTTCTACTCGGTCGACAAGCTTTCGCCGCTGTTCCAGACGATCAGCCACCTCAACCCCTTCTTCTACATCATCTCGGGGTTCCGTTACGGTTTCCTGGGGGTGGCGGATTCGCCGATCCTGCTGGGCAGTGCGCTTATCCTGGCGATCGACGTGGCGCTGGGGCTGCTTTGCTACGCCCTGCTGCGCAAGGGCTGGAAGACCAAGAGCTAG
- a CDS encoding aspartate aminotransferase family protein, with protein MPITPLMPVYPRCDVRPVRGEGVYLYGERGEQYLDFAAGIAVNALGHGHPHLVKAIADQAATLMHVSNLYGSPQGEKLAQRIVDISFADTVFFTNSGVEAIECAIKTARRYHYVNGNPQRHKLITFKNAFHGRSIGAISATDQAKMRDGFEPLLPGFDYVRFNDLEGALAAIDDETAGFLVETVQGEGGMTAGTPEFIQGLRKACDEHGLLLILDEIQCGYGRTGKMWAYEHYGIEPDIMTVAKGIGAGFPLGACLATEEAAKGMVIGTHGSTYGGNPLAMAAGQAVLDVMLEEGFLEHVVAMGDRLRQAFEQMIPNHDHLFEEIRGKGLMLGIKMKEPAVARDFVAHLRDNHGLLTVAAGENVFRVLPPLVIDEGHVAECVERLSAGARSFGIPSDD; from the coding sequence ATGCCGATTACCCCGCTCATGCCCGTCTACCCGCGGTGCGATGTGCGTCCGGTGCGAGGCGAGGGCGTGTACCTCTATGGCGAGCGCGGCGAGCAGTATCTCGATTTCGCGGCCGGCATCGCGGTCAATGCGCTGGGGCATGGCCACCCGCATCTGGTAAAGGCGATCGCCGACCAGGCGGCGACGCTGATGCATGTCTCCAATCTCTACGGCAGCCCGCAGGGCGAAAAGCTGGCGCAGCGGATCGTCGATATCAGCTTTGCCGATACGGTGTTCTTCACCAATAGCGGCGTCGAGGCGATCGAATGCGCGATCAAGACCGCGCGGCGCTACCATTATGTCAACGGCAACCCGCAGCGGCACAAATTGATCACCTTCAAGAACGCCTTCCACGGGCGTTCGATCGGGGCGATCTCGGCGACCGACCAGGCCAAGATGCGCGACGGCTTCGAGCCCTTGCTGCCGGGATTCGACTATGTGCGGTTCAACGATCTGGAGGGCGCGCTCGCCGCGATCGACGACGAGACTGCGGGCTTCCTGGTCGAGACGGTGCAGGGCGAGGGCGGGATGACCGCGGGCACGCCGGAATTCATCCAGGGGCTCCGCAAGGCATGCGACGAGCATGGCCTGCTGCTGATCCTCGACGAGATCCAGTGCGGCTATGGCCGCACCGGCAAGATGTGGGCCTATGAGCATTATGGCATCGAGCCCGACATCATGACCGTCGCCAAGGGCATCGGCGCGGGCTTCCCGCTGGGCGCCTGCCTTGCGACCGAGGAAGCCGCCAAGGGGATGGTGATCGGCACCCACGGTTCGACCTATGGCGGCAATCCGCTGGCGATGGCGGCGGGGCAGGCGGTGCTCGACGTGATGCTGGAGGAAGGCTTCCTCGAGCATGTCGTGGCGATGGGGGATCGGCTGCGCCAGGCGTTCGAGCAGATGATCCCGAACCACGATCATCTCTTCGAGGAGATTCGCGGCAAGGGGCTGATGCTCGGGATCAAGATGAAGGAGCCGGCGGTGGCGCGCGATTTCGTGGCGCATCTGCGGGATAACCATGGGTTGCTGACGGTGGCGGCGGGGGAGAATGTGTTCCGGGTGTTGCCGCCGCTTGTGATTGATGAGGGGCATGTGGCGGAGTGTGTCGAACGGCTTAGCGCGGGCGCGCGGTCGTTCGGGATTCCGAGCGATGATTGA
- the argF gene encoding ornithine carbamoyltransferase codes for MRHFLDLSDAGGDGVAAMLADALERKAARIGWPKGKADADAPLAGHVLAMIFEKNSTRTRVSFDMAIRQLGGTSIVMDSGSMQLGRGESIADTARILSGYCDAIMIRTDDHSKVVEMADYASVPVINGLTDASHPCQIMADLLTIIESGRPLPGLKVAWLGDGNNVLASIIEAAGLMHFEVVAASPQGFQPSDEDVARGKGRARVVGTAREAVEGADVIVTDTWISMGQAHAETKLAAMMPFQVDAALMAAAKPGAAFLHCLPAHRGEEVTPEVIDGPQSLIWQEAENRLHAQKSVLRWCFGQIG; via the coding sequence ATGCGCCATTTCCTCGATCTCTCGGACGCCGGCGGTGACGGCGTCGCGGCGATGCTGGCCGATGCGCTGGAGCGCAAGGCGGCGCGGATAGGCTGGCCCAAGGGCAAGGCCGACGCCGACGCCCCGCTCGCGGGCCATGTGCTGGCGATGATCTTCGAGAAGAACAGCACCCGCACCCGCGTGTCGTTCGACATGGCGATCCGCCAGCTCGGCGGCACCTCGATCGTGATGGATTCGGGATCAATGCAGCTCGGCCGGGGCGAGAGCATCGCCGATACCGCGCGGATCCTCAGCGGCTATTGCGACGCGATCATGATCCGCACCGACGATCATTCCAAGGTCGTCGAGATGGCGGACTATGCCTCGGTCCCCGTCATCAACGGGCTGACCGACGCCTCGCACCCCTGCCAGATCATGGCCGACCTGTTGACGATCATCGAGAGCGGGCGGCCGCTGCCGGGGCTCAAGGTGGCCTGGCTGGGCGACGGCAACAATGTCCTCGCCTCGATCATCGAGGCGGCGGGGCTGATGCATTTCGAGGTGGTGGCGGCGAGCCCGCAGGGTTTCCAGCCGAGCGACGAGGATGTCGCTCGCGGCAAGGGGCGCGCGCGGGTGGTCGGCACGGCGCGCGAGGCCGTCGAAGGCGCGGACGTGATCGTCACCGATACCTGGATCTCGATGGGGCAGGCACATGCGGAGACCAAGCTGGCGGCGATGATGCCGTTCCAGGTCGATGCGGCGCTGATGGCCGCGGCCAAGCCCGGCGCGGCGTTCCTCCATTGCCTGCCGGCGCATCGCGGCGAGGAAGTGACTCCCGAGGTGATCGACGGGCCGCAGTCGCTGATCTGGCAGGAGGCCGAGAACCGGCTGCATGCGCAGAAGTCGGTGCTGCGCTGGTGCTTCGGGCAGATCGGCTGA
- the hslO gene encoding Hsp33 family molecular chaperone HslO, which translates to MPTLTPPTTDLDRVAGFTIPARNARGRITRLGPVLEQILSAHAYPPVIERLLAEALTLTALLGATLKDAEGQMTLQAQNQGGIVSLMVCDYRGGELRGYVQFDADRLATLGDNPSLYALFNKGYLAVTFDQVTTKERYQGIVPLDGESLAEAAESYFLQSEQIPSLVRLGVRRTREGQLIAGGIFLQHLPDGENGRERLHARLDHPEWQHVEALASTMGADELADPAIPLENLVWRLFNEEPEVRLLGGTDLVRGCRCGADYITQVLSKFPEEERAEMADENGVISVDCAFCSKQFPVALADFVSQPL; encoded by the coding sequence ATGCCGACCCTCACGCCCCCCACCACCGATCTCGATCGCGTCGCCGGCTTCACGATCCCCGCGCGCAACGCCCGTGGGCGGATCACCCGGCTGGGGCCGGTGCTCGAGCAGATCCTGTCCGCCCACGCTTATCCGCCGGTGATCGAGCGGCTGCTGGCCGAGGCGCTGACGCTGACGGCGCTGTTGGGCGCGACGCTCAAGGATGCCGAGGGGCAGATGACGCTGCAGGCGCAGAACCAGGGCGGGATCGTCAGCCTGATGGTGTGCGATTATCGCGGCGGCGAGCTGCGCGGCTATGTCCAGTTCGATGCCGATCGGCTGGCGACGCTGGGCGACAATCCGTCGCTCTATGCACTGTTCAACAAGGGCTATCTGGCCGTGACCTTCGACCAGGTGACGACGAAGGAGCGCTATCAGGGAATCGTGCCGCTCGACGGGGAATCGCTGGCGGAAGCGGCCGAAAGCTATTTCCTCCAGTCCGAGCAGATACCGAGCCTGGTGCGGCTGGGCGTGCGGCGGACGCGCGAGGGCCAGTTGATCGCCGGCGGCATCTTCCTCCAGCATCTGCCCGACGGGGAGAATGGCCGCGAGCGGCTGCATGCGCGGCTCGATCATCCCGAATGGCAGCATGTCGAGGCGCTGGCATCGACGATGGGCGCCGACGAACTCGCCGATCCGGCCATCCCGCTGGAGAATCTGGTCTGGCGCCTGTTCAACGAGGAGCCCGAAGTGCGGCTGCTGGGCGGCACCGATCTGGTGCGCGGTTGCCGCTGCGGCGCCGACTATATCACCCAGGTCCTTTCGAAGTTCCCCGAAGAGGAACGCGCCGAAATGGCGGACGAGAATGGCGTGATCAGCGTCGACTGCGCCTTTTGCTCGAAGCAATTCCCGGTGGCGCTCGCGGATTTTGTTTCACAGCCGTTGTAA
- a CDS encoding DUF3617 domain-containing protein, translating into MVLSPLIRPALAGLLILVAAGGATAQRTPALTALNGIERGQWQFRGADGAVRNMCLRNPAVLLQIMHANAPCQQFVMENSAAAATVRYTCPSHGHGRTTIAVETPRVVTVDTQGVADGSPFAERLEGRRTGACG; encoded by the coding sequence ATGGTGCTTTCGCCTTTGATTCGGCCGGCCCTTGCCGGATTGCTGATCCTTGTCGCCGCGGGAGGCGCCACCGCCCAGCGCACCCCCGCACTCACCGCCTTGAACGGAATCGAGCGCGGCCAGTGGCAGTTCCGGGGCGCCGACGGCGCGGTGCGCAACATGTGCCTGCGCAATCCCGCGGTTCTTCTCCAGATCATGCACGCCAATGCGCCATGCCAGCAGTTCGTGATGGAAAATAGCGCCGCTGCGGCGACCGTCCGCTACACTTGCCCGAGCCATGGCCATGGCCGCACGACGATCGCAGTAGAGACGCCGCGGGTGGTGACGGTCGACACCCAGGGCGTGGCCGACGGTTCGCCCTTCGCCGAGCGGCTGGAGGGGCGGCGCACCGGAGCGTGCGGCTAG
- a CDS encoding alpha-ketoglutarate-dependent dioxygenase AlkB: MDLFGAPALPGLGYRANIVSGPEESALIAAIDAVELSPFRFQGWEGKRVTASFGWRYDFDDRSFTQGDPLPLWLLPLRDKAAAFAGLPADELVHALLIRYDPGAGIGWHRDRPVFDHVVGVSLGNQTTMRFRRRTPRGFERFAAPLAPRSVYHLQGPARHEWEHSIAPMEVPRWSVTFRTLKRGS; encoded by the coding sequence ATGGACCTTTTCGGCGCGCCGGCACTGCCCGGGCTCGGATATCGTGCGAACATCGTTTCGGGTCCGGAAGAATCGGCCTTGATCGCGGCGATCGACGCCGTCGAACTGTCACCGTTTCGTTTCCAGGGCTGGGAAGGCAAGCGGGTTACCGCAAGCTTCGGCTGGCGCTACGATTTCGACGATCGCAGCTTCACCCAGGGCGATCCGCTGCCGCTGTGGCTGCTGCCGCTGCGGGACAAGGCCGCCGCCTTCGCCGGTCTGCCGGCCGATGAACTCGTCCATGCGCTGCTGATCCGATACGATCCCGGCGCCGGTATTGGCTGGCACAGGGATCGGCCGGTATTCGACCATGTCGTAGGGGTGTCGCTCGGCAACCAGACCACGATGCGCTTTCGGAGGCGCACGCCGCGCGGGTTCGAGCGATTCGCAGCCCCGCTGGCGCCACGCTCCGTCTACCATCTGCAGGGTCCGGCGCGACACGAATGGGAGCATAGCATCGCGCCGATGGAGGTGCCGCGCTGGTCGGTGACCTTCCGCACTCTCAAGCGTGGGTCCTGA
- a CDS encoding helix-turn-helix domain-containing protein has product MKDQLIAEIDRASLFLKALSGRSRLLLLCHLLDGEKPVGELARLTGARDTAVSQQLALLRREGMVAPRRAGQMIYYSLASAEARAMIEALHGLFAAPDAEADRAAA; this is encoded by the coding sequence GTGAAAGACCAATTGATTGCTGAGATCGACCGCGCGTCGCTGTTCCTCAAGGCACTGTCGGGTCGCAGCCGACTGTTGCTATTATGCCATTTGCTCGATGGGGAGAAACCCGTCGGCGAGCTCGCCCGGCTAACCGGCGCGCGCGACACCGCCGTGTCGCAACAGCTCGCTCTGCTCCGCCGGGAAGGTATGGTCGCGCCGCGTCGCGCCGGACAGATGATCTATTATTCGCTTGCCAGCGCCGAGGCGCGCGCGATGATCGAGGCGCTTCACGGCCTTTTCGCCGCACCGGACGCCGAAGCGGACCGAGCCGCGGCGTAA
- a CDS encoding 1-phosphofructokinase family hexose kinase, whose amino-acid sequence MPLIATLTLNPALDVSTETAEVRPTHKLRCSAPRYEPGGGGINVARVVHALGGAVTAVYPSGGPTGAMLDSLLRAAGVPIVPVPIAGITRESFTVDEGGSGVQHRFVMPGPRLDAEELARLMDALTGLAGPPAYMVASGSLPPTCDPAIFHALSDLTRRIGARLVIDTSGAALAACEGSGAYLIKPSLREVEDLVGRALTTEADECAAGRELLARGFAEVVVISLAERGALLVSEDTELRMAAIDVPVGSAVGAGDSMVGAMTLALAHGKTLEDTLRYGIAAGAAALITPGSELARRDDVERLYAAARSASASGAAKRP is encoded by the coding sequence GTGCCGCTGATCGCGACGCTGACGCTCAACCCCGCACTGGACGTATCGACCGAGACGGCGGAGGTCCGACCGACTCACAAACTGCGCTGCAGCGCGCCGCGCTACGAGCCCGGCGGCGGCGGGATCAACGTCGCGCGGGTGGTGCATGCGCTGGGCGGAGCGGTGACCGCCGTCTATCCGAGCGGCGGGCCGACCGGGGCGATGCTCGACAGCCTGTTGCGCGCGGCGGGCGTCCCGATCGTGCCGGTGCCGATAGCCGGGATCACGCGTGAGAGCTTCACCGTCGACGAAGGGGGCAGCGGCGTGCAGCATCGCTTCGTGATGCCGGGGCCGAGGCTCGACGCAGAGGAGCTGGCGCGGCTGATGGACGCGCTGACGGGGCTGGCGGGACCGCCCGCCTATATGGTGGCCAGCGGGAGCCTGCCCCCAACTTGCGATCCGGCCATCTTCCACGCGCTGAGCGATCTCACCCGCCGGATCGGGGCGCGGCTGGTGATCGACACATCGGGCGCAGCGCTTGCGGCGTGCGAGGGCAGCGGCGCCTATCTGATCAAGCCGAGCCTGCGCGAGGTCGAGGATCTGGTCGGCCGCGCCCTTACGACCGAGGCCGACGAATGCGCGGCGGGACGCGAGTTGCTGGCGCGCGGATTTGCCGAAGTGGTGGTGATCTCGCTCGCCGAGCGCGGAGCGTTGCTGGTGAGCGAGGATACAGAGCTGCGGATGGCGGCGATCGACGTGCCGGTGGGCAGCGCCGTCGGCGCGGGCGATTCGATGGTCGGCGCGATGACGCTGGCGCTCGCCCACGGCAAGACGTTGGAGGACACGCTGCGCTACGGCATCGCCGCGGGCGCGGCGGCGTTGATCACACCGGGATCCGAACTGGCCCGGCGCGACGACGTCGAGCGGCTTTACGCCGCGGCTCGGTCCGCTTCGGCGTCCGGTGCGGCGAAAAGGCCGTGA